One Alkaliphilus sp. B6464 genomic window carries:
- the rplQ gene encoding 50S ribosomal protein L17 yields the protein MAHYRKLGRVSAHRNLMLRNLVTSLLKSGRIETTETRAKETRRLAEKMITLAKRGDLHARRQVLSFITEETVVKNLFDEIAPKYQERNGGYTRIMKLGPRRGDAAEMVIIELV from the coding sequence ATGGCACATTATCGTAAATTAGGACGTGTAAGCGCTCATAGAAATTTAATGCTTAGAAACCTAGTAACTAGTTTATTAAAAAGCGGTAGAATTGAAACAACAGAAACAAGAGCTAAAGAAACAAGAAGACTAGCTGAAAAAATGATTACTCTTGCAAAAAGAGGAGATCTACATGCTAGAAGACAAGTTCTTAGCTTTATAACAGAAGAAACTGTAGTTAAGAATTTATTTGATGAAATTGCGCCAAAATATCAAGAGCGTAATGGTGGATATACACGTATTATGAAGCTTGGACCAAGAAGAGGCGACGCTGCAGAGATGGTAATCATCGAATTAGTATAA
- a CDS encoding energy-coupling factor transporter ATPase — translation MSKMIEVNNIQFQYKNNDDEGMLALNDVTVTVESGEFVVVIGHNGSGKSTLAKHMNALLLPTKGDVLVKGLNTKEEENIWNIRQTAGMVFQNPDNQIVATIVEEDVAFGPENLGVPPVEIVRRVEEALNIVDMLEYRGKAPHLLSGGQKQRIAIAGVIAMRPNCIIFDEPTAMLDPSGRKEVINTIKKLNKEENITIVHITHFMEEAVDADRVIVMENGQIVLEGKPKEVFSKVEQLKELGLDVPQITDLTNELIKEGIDLPQDILTVDEMVMRLCQLK, via the coding sequence ATGAGTAAAATGATAGAGGTTAATAATATACAATTTCAGTATAAAAATAATGATGATGAAGGTATGCTAGCCCTAAACGATGTTACAGTTACGGTTGAGTCCGGCGAATTTGTTGTAGTAATTGGACACAATGGTTCAGGAAAGTCAACTTTGGCCAAACATATGAATGCTCTTTTATTACCTACAAAGGGAGACGTACTTGTTAAAGGGCTAAATACAAAAGAGGAAGAAAACATATGGAATATTAGGCAGACAGCTGGAATGGTATTCCAAAATCCTGACAACCAAATTGTAGCTACAATTGTAGAAGAAGATGTTGCATTTGGGCCTGAAAACTTAGGTGTTCCTCCGGTGGAGATTGTAAGAAGAGTGGAAGAAGCTCTTAATATTGTAGATATGCTAGAATATAGAGGTAAAGCTCCACATTTATTATCTGGTGGACAAAAACAAAGAATTGCTATTGCAGGAGTCATTGCTATGAGACCCAATTGTATAATCTTTGATGAGCCAACTGCGATGTTAGATCCATCGGGCCGTAAAGAAGTAATTAATACTATAAAAAAGCTTAATAAAGAAGAAAATATTACAATAGTTCATATTACCCACTTTATGGAAGAGGCTGTAGATGCAGATAGGGTTATAGTAATGGAAAATGGGCAAATCGTTTTGGAAGGTAAACCCAAAGAAGTGTTCTCTAAAGTTGAGCAGTTAAAAGAGTTAGGATTAGATGTACCTCAAATAACAGACTTAACTAATGAATTGATAAAAGAGGGAATTGATTTACCTCAAGATATATTAACTGTTGATGAAATGGTGATGAGATTATGTCAATTAAAATAG
- a CDS encoding energy-coupling factor transporter ATPase yields MSIKIENLTYVYNPGSPFKTKALDDVNVEIKSGEFIGLIGHTGSGKSTLTQHLNGLIKPTSGKIIISGTDITDKSVKLRDVRKKVGLVFQYPEHQLFEETIYKDIAFGPLNLGLSESEVEERIKEAMEFVKLPFEELKDRSPFELSGGQRRRVAIAGVFAMKPEVLILDEPTAGLDPRTRDEILEEIKMLHSQYKNTVILVSHSMEDIAKLVDRIIVMHRGKVALIGNPREVFQQVETLESIGLGVPQISYLVRALKAKGIEIREDIFTVEEAKEEILKWIRSNKNA; encoded by the coding sequence ATGTCAATTAAAATAGAAAATTTAACATATGTATATAACCCAGGTAGTCCATTTAAAACTAAGGCATTAGATGATGTTAATGTTGAGATTAAATCTGGAGAATTTATAGGTCTTATAGGTCATACTGGATCAGGTAAGTCTACTTTAACTCAGCATTTAAATGGATTGATAAAACCCACTTCTGGTAAAATTATTATTAGTGGTACTGATATTACGGACAAATCAGTTAAGTTAAGAGATGTAAGAAAAAAGGTTGGTTTAGTTTTTCAATATCCAGAACATCAACTATTTGAAGAGACAATATATAAGGATATTGCCTTTGGACCCCTGAACTTAGGGTTATCAGAATCTGAAGTAGAAGAAAGGATTAAGGAGGCTATGGAATTTGTAAAGCTTCCATTTGAAGAATTAAAAGACAGATCTCCATTTGAATTAAGTGGGGGTCAAAGAAGAAGGGTAGCTATTGCTGGAGTATTCGCCATGAAACCAGAAGTGTTAATATTAGACGAACCTACGGCAGGCTTAGATCCTAGAACAAGGGATGAAATTTTAGAAGAAATAAAAATGCTGCATAGCCAATATAAAAATACGGTTATTTTAGTATCTCATAGTATGGAGGATATTGCAAAGCTAGTAGACCGTATTATTGTTATGCATAGAGGAAAGGTTGCACTTATTGGGAATCCTAGAGAAGTATTCCAACAGGTAGAAACCTTAGAATCTATAGGACTTGGAGTTCCACAAATAAGCTATTTAGTTAGAGCATTAAAGGCAAAGGGTATTGAGATAAGGGAAGATATATTTACAGTGGAAGAAGCTAAGGAAGAAATTTTAAAATGGATAAGGAGTAATAAAAATGCTTAA
- a CDS encoding energy-coupling factor transporter transmembrane component T family protein gives MLKDITIGQYYPTGSYVHKLDPRTKILITFALIIGLFIINTFIPYAYIIAFIFVSVYISKIPIKYILKGLKPLRIIIIITFIINIFMTQGEPILNLGPLVMTREGLYQAFFMAIRLVLLVMGTSLLTLTTSPIALTDGIEHLLNPFKKIGVPAHELAMMMTIALRFIPTLLEETDKIMKAQMARGADFESGNIISRAKSLVPLLVPLFISAFRRADELAMAMEARCYRGGENRTRMKELKMTGKDTVALVVTTFLLAVLIFHRVAL, from the coding sequence ATGCTTAAAGATATTACAATTGGCCAATATTATCCAACAGGATCCTATGTTCATAAATTAGACCCGAGGACTAAGATACTAATTACCTTTGCATTAATAATAGGATTATTTATTATTAATACCTTTATTCCTTATGCTTATATTATTGCTTTTATATTTGTTTCTGTATATATATCTAAAATACCTATAAAGTACATTCTTAAAGGATTAAAGCCTTTAAGAATAATAATAATAATTACATTTATAATTAATATATTTATGACACAAGGAGAACCTATTCTCAATCTAGGCCCTTTAGTTATGACAAGAGAAGGCTTATATCAGGCGTTTTTTATGGCTATTAGACTAGTATTATTAGTTATGGGAACTTCATTATTAACATTAACTACTTCACCAATAGCGCTAACAGATGGGATAGAACATTTATTAAATCCATTTAAAAAAATAGGTGTACCAGCTCATGAGTTAGCTATGATGATGACAATTGCTCTTAGGTTTATCCCTACTTTACTTGAAGAGACTGATAAGATTATGAAAGCACAAATGGCTCGTGGAGCTGATTTCGAAAGTGGGAATATTATTAGTAGAGCAAAAAGCTTAGTGCCTTTATTAGTTCCCTTGTTTATTAGTGCATTTAGAAGAGCTGATGAATTAGCCATGGCTATGGAAGCAAGATGCTATCGTGGTGGCGAAAATCGTACTAGAATGAAGGAATTAAAAATGACAGGGAAAGATACAGTAGCTCTAGTAGTAACCACATTTCTATTAGCAGTTTTAATTTTTCATAGAGTTGCATTATAA
- the truA gene encoding tRNA pseudouridine(38-40) synthase TruA — MKNIMIEIQYDGTNYSGWQIQPNSRTIQEEIMRALKKLTGKEISINGSGRTDAGVHAYGQVASFILESNIPVDRLPLAFNSNLPNDISIINAMEVPMDFHARYSAIGKRYIYHIYEGRYRNPLLRNYSYHVHYKLDHKKMRDGAKLLLGTHDFRGFMSSGSSVENTVRTIRNLDIIIKDNSLYVYIEGDGFLYNMVRIITGTLVEVGMGKISIEHINRALETKDRTMAGHTAPPQGLFLDKVFYPLTH, encoded by the coding sequence ATGAAAAATATTATGATCGAAATTCAATATGATGGAACAAACTATAGTGGATGGCAAATTCAACCTAATAGTAGGACAATACAGGAAGAAATAATGAGAGCTCTAAAAAAACTTACAGGTAAAGAAATTAGTATTAATGGGTCTGGAAGAACAGATGCTGGTGTTCATGCCTATGGTCAAGTGGCAAGTTTTATACTTGAAAGCAATATTCCAGTAGATAGGCTTCCATTAGCTTTTAATAGCAACCTACCAAATGATATTTCTATTATTAATGCAATGGAGGTTCCTATGGATTTTCATGCTCGATATAGTGCTATTGGCAAACGATATATTTATCATATTTATGAAGGTAGATATAGAAACCCCTTACTTAGAAACTATAGCTATCATGTCCATTATAAGTTAGACCATAAGAAAATGAGAGATGGAGCAAAACTTTTACTAGGAACCCATGACTTTAGAGGTTTTATGTCCAGTGGCAGTAGTGTTGAAAATACAGTAAGAACTATCCGAAATTTAGATATCATAATTAAAGATAATAGCCTATATGTTTATATAGAGGGCGATGGTTTTCTATACAATATGGTTAGAATTATTACAGGGACTTTAGTGGAAGTTGGTATGGGAAAAATATCGATAGAGCATATTAATAGGGCGCTTGAAACCAAGGATAGAACAATGGCAGGTCATACAGCGCCACCTCAAGGATTATTTTTAGATAAGGTATTTTACCCCTTGACACACTAG
- the rplM gene encoding 50S ribosomal protein L13 yields the protein MKSYMAKPNEVERKWYIVDAEGKTLGRLSTEIATILRGKNKPEFTPYVDTGDFVIVVNAEKVVLTGKKLDQSFYTYHTGHPGGLRQVSFRRLLAEKPEKLVYNAVKGMLPKNRLGRQMLTKLKVYAGPNHNHEAQKPEALDI from the coding sequence ATGAAATCATATATGGCAAAACCGAATGAAGTTGAAAGAAAGTGGTATATTGTCGATGCTGAAGGAAAAACTTTAGGTAGACTTTCAACAGAAATCGCTACAATTTTAAGAGGAAAAAACAAGCCAGAATTTACACCTTATGTAGACACTGGTGATTTTGTAATCGTTGTTAATGCAGAGAAGGTAGTTTTAACTGGTAAGAAATTAGATCAATCTTTCTATACTTATCATACAGGACATCCAGGTGGATTAAGACAAGTTTCTTTTAGAAGACTTCTTGCTGAAAAACCTGAAAAGCTTGTTTACAATGCGGTAAAAGGTATGCTTCCAAAAAATAGACTTGGAAGACAAATGCTTACAAAATTAAAAGTATATGCTGGACCAAACCACAATCACGAAGCTCAAAAACCAGAAGCATTAGATATATAA
- the rpsI gene encoding 30S ribosomal protein S9 has protein sequence MARVAYYGTGRRKQSIARVRLVPGEGNVKVNNRDIEEYFKYETLKRDVRMPLTITETLGRFDVIATVAGGGYTGQAGALRHGIARALVKSDEELRGTLKKAGFLTRDARAKERKKYGLKAARRAPQFSKR, from the coding sequence ATGGCAAGAGTAGCTTATTACGGAACAGGTAGAAGAAAGCAATCTATCGCTAGAGTAAGATTAGTTCCTGGTGAAGGAAATGTTAAAGTAAACAACAGAGATATTGAAGAATATTTTAAATATGAAACTTTAAAGAGAGATGTTAGAATGCCTCTAACAATTACAGAAACATTAGGCAGATTCGATGTAATCGCAACAGTGGCAGGTGGAGGATACACTGGACAAGCTGGAGCTTTAAGACACGGAATCGCTAGAGCATTAGTAAAGTCTGATGAAGAATTAAGAGGAACTCTTAAAAAAGCTGGTTTCCTAACTAGAGATGCAAGAGCTAAAGAAAGAAAGAAATACGGTTTAAAAGCAGCAAGACGTGCACCACAATTCTCAAAGAGATAA
- a CDS encoding spore coat protein, with amino-acid sequence MDYSQEINTQRCNKPCKDPIFTITSCVAQIDGRFFLLVEIEIEGTEIEQFTIREITAAEAAILIAAGVMRCQIVTTIPTGREVEIICAFVVGANVFVVFSVENATDRLVLVRVPLCTIV; translated from the coding sequence ATGGATTATAGTCAAGAAATTAATACACAAAGATGCAACAAGCCATGCAAAGATCCAATTTTCACAATAACATCATGTGTAGCTCAAATAGATGGGAGATTTTTCCTGCTCGTGGAAATAGAGATTGAGGGTACAGAGATTGAACAATTTACTATAAGGGAGATAACAGCAGCTGAAGCAGCAATACTAATAGCAGCGGGAGTTATGCGTTGTCAAATAGTTACCACAATTCCTACAGGAAGAGAAGTAGAGATTATTTGCGCATTCGTAGTAGGTGCAAATGTATTCGTAGTATTTAGTGTGGAAAATGCAACTGACCGTCTTGTTTTAGTTAGAGTACCTTTATGTACTATTGTTTAA
- a CDS encoding YhcN/YlaJ family sporulation lipoprotein: MKSWKKPLKFITILLVIIIGLVGCRTAKRPINERTKTTTEKATERTTEETAPAKSKTPPSKTQTAVNEEGKIQKDIAEEVKKVKDVKEATVLIHDKTAYVGVELVASLKGNEKEITRIKDEIIEKVKKRDTNITTVHVSEEEHVSNRLRDYVRDVEQGKPITGFITELEEMFRKPVPRT, encoded by the coding sequence ATGAAATCATGGAAAAAGCCACTCAAGTTTATTACTATTTTGCTAGTGATTATTATTGGATTAGTGGGCTGTCGTACTGCCAAAAGACCAATAAATGAAAGAACTAAAACTACTACTGAAAAAGCAACAGAAAGAACAACCGAAGAAACAGCTCCAGCAAAATCTAAGACACCACCTTCCAAGACGCAAACTGCTGTGAATGAAGAAGGAAAAATTCAGAAAGATATAGCTGAAGAAGTAAAAAAAGTAAAAGATGTAAAAGAAGCTACTGTATTGATTCATGATAAAACTGCTTATGTTGGAGTAGAATTAGTTGCCAGTCTTAAAGGAAATGAAAAAGAAATAACTAGGATAAAAGATGAAATAATTGAAAAGGTTAAGAAAAGAGACACTAATATTACTACTGTTCATGTATCAGAGGAGGAACATGTATCTAACAGATTGAGAGATTATGTAAGAGATGTAGAACAAGGAAAACCAATAACAGGATTTATTACTGAGCTAGAAGAAATGTTTAGAAAACCGGTTCCTAGAACCTAA
- a CDS encoding N-acetylmuramoyl-L-alanine amidase family protein — protein sequence MHKKPIIIIIGSYKKRAILFCILLISLLILSMFIFNISHPVFNNTSSKPIVIDPGHGGIDGGSSHNDLLEKNINLEVSLKLKKILSDKNIRVVMTRDKDISLESKSDLKSSRYRRDLNARKSIIDKNNAELFVSIHVNAHPKNTKAQGVQVIHYPESRDSEHLAKEISDSINKIVFNEFLKTEQIKAEVLTGNFYVLRESKSPGVIVEIGFITTPEDRELIQNEDYQYKMVTAIAQGIIEYIANRN from the coding sequence ATGCATAAAAAGCCTATCATAATAATTATTGGGTCTTATAAAAAAAGAGCTATCCTTTTTTGCATTCTACTTATATCTCTACTAATTCTTTCTATGTTTATTTTTAATATTTCTCATCCTGTTTTTAATAACACTTCTTCAAAACCCATTGTCATAGACCCTGGCCATGGTGGAATAGATGGTGGATCTAGTCATAATGATTTATTAGAGAAGAATATTAATCTAGAAGTATCATTAAAATTAAAAAAAATTCTATCTGATAAAAATATAAGAGTTGTTATGACAAGGGATAAAGATATATCTCTTGAATCTAAGAGTGATCTAAAGTCATCAAGATATAGAAGAGACTTGAATGCTAGGAAGAGTATTATTGATAAAAACAATGCTGAGTTATTCGTCAGTATTCATGTAAATGCCCATCCTAAAAATACTAAAGCCCAAGGGGTTCAGGTAATTCACTATCCCGAATCAAGAGATAGTGAGCATTTGGCTAAGGAAATTTCCGATTCAATCAATAAGATAGTTTTTAATGAATTTTTAAAAACAGAACAAATTAAGGCAGAAGTATTGACTGGAAATTTCTATGTACTAAGAGAATCTAAGTCTCCAGGTGTTATAGTAGAAATAGGATTTATAACAACCCCTGAAGATAGAGAACTTATTCAAAATGAAGATTATCAATATAAAATGGTTACAGCTATTGCTCAAGGAATTATTGAATATATAGCAAATAGAAATTAA
- a CDS encoding CsxC family protein, translating into MNNREVFVNKRDVDCHNNRFENAIVHKKTECETSCVEVKAETLGDCDSNPVRLNPIRAGVVAKIPVVLAELTVRFNVNAKIDLPEPAIEIKRIKKKIKIVQCMLIQGTDILFIKGFVRKNIEFATRECSSRHGMCGDIRHCTVDVPFECTTVVRFNGTCPAPIVTNTSNEFEFFTSKELSNDFAEKDRLLSGDLSEFNQVSTEFFNELVFCELISAKIVEFDEFIHREHPHHMHLPVGEKVFTKIEEKMVIAITLKLLQNRQVAIGRTSSIECPREEECPREREHHRECPRERERHRECLREQEDCRVY; encoded by the coding sequence TTGAATAATAGAGAAGTTTTCGTAAATAAAAGAGATGTAGATTGTCATAATAATAGATTTGAAAATGCTATAGTACACAAAAAAACTGAATGTGAGACATCTTGCGTTGAAGTTAAAGCTGAAACTCTAGGAGATTGCGACAGTAATCCAGTAAGATTAAACCCAATTAGAGCAGGTGTTGTAGCGAAAATACCAGTAGTTTTAGCTGAGTTAACAGTTCGGTTCAATGTTAATGCAAAAATTGATCTACCTGAGCCGGCTATTGAAATTAAAAGGATTAAGAAAAAGATAAAAATAGTTCAATGTATGCTTATACAAGGTACTGACATTTTATTTATTAAAGGATTTGTTCGTAAAAACATTGAATTCGCAACAAGAGAATGCTCAAGTCGTCATGGAATGTGTGGAGACATTCGTCACTGCACAGTAGATGTTCCATTTGAATGTACAACAGTAGTTAGATTTAATGGTACTTGTCCAGCACCTATTGTTACTAATACATCAAATGAATTTGAATTCTTTACATCAAAAGAATTATCAAATGATTTTGCTGAAAAAGATAGACTATTATCAGGAGATTTATCAGAATTTAATCAAGTCAGCACAGAATTTTTTAATGAACTAGTATTTTGTGAATTAATAAGTGCTAAAATTGTTGAGTTCGACGAGTTTATACATCGTGAACATCCACATCATATGCACCTACCTGTAGGCGAAAAAGTATTCACAAAAATTGAGGAAAAAATGGTTATAGCTATTACACTTAAACTTTTACAAAATAGACAGGTTGCAATTGGTCGAACCAGTAGTATAGAATGTCCAAGGGAAGAAGAATGCCCAAGAGAGCGAGAACATCATAGAGAATGCCCGAGAGAACGAGAACGTCATAGAGAATGTCTAAGAGAGCAAGAAGACTGTAGAGTTTACTAA
- the cwlD gene encoding N-acetylmuramoyl-L-alanine amidase CwlD — protein MRLIIVRKYWIIRICLLLISITVLIASFNYYKSIETYSIPTTAKVIVIDPGHGGFDPGKLGHNGKHEKEINLAISLYLREYLEQSGSIVIMTREEDIDLYIDDGSNRKMKSVDLTNRKNIVIENAPHVFLSIHVNSFTQSKYYGAQTFYPKNNESGKQLANMIQEELVRVLDNDNRRVPLENDSVYIIKELDIPTVLIECGFLSNPQEEQKLNDPHYQQKIAWSIYVGLQRYFKMSVQG, from the coding sequence TTGAGATTAATTATTGTACGTAAGTATTGGATAATTAGAATTTGTCTATTATTGATTTCAATCACAGTATTAATTGCGTCATTTAATTATTATAAATCTATAGAGACGTATAGTATTCCTACTACAGCTAAAGTAATAGTTATAGACCCTGGGCATGGTGGGTTCGACCCTGGCAAATTAGGACATAATGGTAAGCATGAAAAGGAAATTAATTTAGCAATATCATTATATCTACGTGAATATTTAGAACAAAGTGGTTCTATTGTAATTATGACTAGGGAAGAGGATATTGATTTATATATAGATGATGGTAGCAATAGAAAGATGAAAAGCGTAGACTTAACAAATAGGAAAAATATTGTAATAGAAAATGCACCACATGTTTTTTTATCTATTCACGTAAATAGTTTTACACAATCTAAGTACTATGGTGCTCAAACCTTCTATCCAAAGAATAATGAGAGTGGAAAGCAATTGGCTAATATGATTCAGGAAGAATTGGTTAGAGTATTAGACAACGATAATAGAAGGGTACCTTTAGAAAATGATTCTGTTTATATAATAAAAGAGTTAGACATCCCCACAGTTCTAATAGAATGTGGTTTTTTGTCTAACCCTCAGGAGGAGCAAAAACTAAATGACCCACATTACCAGCAAAAAATTGCATGGTCTATTTATGTAGGACTTCAAAGATATTTTAAAATGTCTGTCCAGGGATAA
- a CDS encoding phage holin family protein encodes MSEERDNNRTERTDNRTQHADGWGSLILRVILSAIVLSVAAFLTPGFTIRGIWAVLLAAVVISVVDYLIQRMTGLHASPFGRGFSGFIISAIVLYGTQFLIPTMRVTMWGAILGALAIGIIDMIIPGQTF; translated from the coding sequence ATGTCTGAAGAACGAGACAACAATAGAACAGAACGTACTGATAACAGAACACAACATGCTGATGGTTGGGGGAGTTTAATATTAAGAGTTATACTTTCCGCCATAGTCCTATCAGTTGCCGCATTCCTTACTCCAGGTTTTACTATTCGCGGCATTTGGGCAGTATTGCTAGCAGCTGTAGTTATTTCAGTTGTTGATTATTTAATTCAAAGAATGACAGGCCTACATGCTTCACCTTTTGGTAGAGGATTTTCTGGTTTTATTATATCCGCAATTGTGCTTTATGGAACCCAATTTTTGATACCTACTATGAGAGTCACAATGTGGGGAGCTATTTTGGGTGCACTTGCAATAGGTATAATAGATATGATTATCCCTGGACAGACATTTTAA
- a CDS encoding Mrp/NBP35 family ATP-binding protein has translation MSDKCNGCSYSVEGKCTSNSCIVPEKENKFSSIKNVIGIMSGKGGVGKSSVTSMLASALAKKGYLVGILDGDITGPSIPKLFGLKGPARQLDQSIVPIIAENGVKVMSMNLLLPNETEPVIWRGPVVGGVVKQFWTDVAWGELDYLLIDFPPGTGDVALTVMQSIPIEGIVMVTSPQSLVSMIVTKGINMAEKMNIPVIGLIENMSYVQPPSYPEPYYLFGEGKTEEVANELGIDFLGNIAIEKEFVELSDRGRVFEYKSTIFDEIADKLVKKLK, from the coding sequence ATGAGTGATAAATGTAATGGATGCTCATATAGTGTTGAAGGCAAATGTACTTCTAATAGTTGTATTGTGCCAGAAAAAGAAAATAAATTTAGTAGCATAAAAAATGTTATTGGTATTATGAGTGGTAAAGGAGGTGTTGGTAAATCATCAGTTACATCAATGCTGGCATCGGCCTTAGCTAAAAAAGGATATTTAGTAGGTATTTTAGATGGTGACATAACAGGACCTAGTATTCCAAAGTTATTTGGTCTAAAAGGACCCGCTAGACAATTGGATCAGAGCATTGTGCCTATTATAGCAGAAAATGGTGTAAAGGTAATGTCGATGAATTTGTTGCTACCAAATGAAACAGAACCTGTAATTTGGAGAGGTCCTGTAGTTGGTGGTGTAGTAAAACAATTTTGGACAGATGTTGCATGGGGAGAACTGGACTATTTGCTAATTGATTTCCCACCAGGTACAGGAGATGTGGCTCTTACAGTAATGCAGTCTATTCCTATAGAGGGTATTGTAATGGTAACATCACCTCAAAGTCTTGTTTCTATGATTGTAACTAAGGGTATTAATATGGCAGAAAAAATGAATATACCGGTTATAGGTTTAATAGAAAACATGAGCTATGTACAGCCACCATCATATCCAGAACCGTACTATTTATTTGGAGAAGGAAAAACAGAAGAAGTAGCAAATGAGCTTGGAATTGATTTTTTAGGGAATATTGCAATTGAAAAAGAGTTTGTAGAACTATCAGACCGTGGTAGGGTGTTTGAATATAAGAGCACTATTTTTGATGAAATAGCAGATAAATTAGTTAAAAAATTAAAATAA
- a CDS encoding sodium:solute symporter family transporter translates to MPFNTGIFIFSVIIAFYCATGGLCSVMWTSLIQGMPMFFIEAILVYTALKAVGGFNRIESSLTK, encoded by the coding sequence ATTCCATTTAATACTGGTATTTTTATCTTCTCAGTAATAATAGCTTTCTATTGTGCAACAGGCGGTCTTTGTTCCGTAATGTGGACATCTTTAATACAAGGTATGCCTATGTTTTTTATAGAAGCTATTCTTGTATATACTGCTTTAAAGGCAGTTGGCGGGTTTAATAGAATTGAAAGTTCTTTAACAAAGTAA
- a CDS encoding ATP-binding protein, translated as MSFEIRVNFLKIEGVRIINLEKIINSVTARIAPLSVDANRCCKINSPQSKCTICETNCPQGAIKINRKQKQILFDDNCLECGLCASNCPLGAIELQEPTEIGLLNKIKSIGEGGGTVVLSCHLNKEVSSKAIKVPCLGSLSLEFLLAVSLLEFPVYIIYREEKCNACTVRSGIKTYLGQLEKVMTLREALSVSENAIKHNHTSPKIVPPKKGDKENKVDLERRQFFGFMAAEVKNAPKTILDNLIGVSVKNNNRGLDSSQILTNRLRLLQLVLEKKMDKEVLEVSSSFHLSPILKDDCYFCKACIKLCPVGALQYIEGQGIFMDNGYCTGCGLCVDACYYKGLVLEPSSLVSIRNKDKAILAKEEKKHCKSCGKSIVVNEEAEICFSCKNK; from the coding sequence ATGTCATTTGAAATAAGGGTAAATTTTTTAAAAATAGAAGGGGTGAGGATAATTAATTTAGAAAAAATTATAAACTCTGTAACAGCTCGCATAGCCCCATTGTCTGTAGATGCTAATAGATGCTGCAAAATAAATTCCCCCCAAAGTAAATGCACTATATGTGAAACCAACTGTCCACAAGGTGCAATTAAGATTAATAGAAAGCAAAAACAAATTCTCTTTGATGATAATTGCTTAGAATGTGGTTTATGCGCATCTAACTGTCCTTTAGGAGCTATTGAGTTACAGGAACCAACAGAAATAGGTTTACTAAATAAAATAAAAAGTATAGGTGAGGGTGGGGGAACGGTTGTTTTGAGCTGTCACTTAAACAAGGAAGTGTCTTCAAAAGCTATTAAAGTACCATGCTTAGGCAGTTTGTCTCTAGAATTTCTCTTAGCGGTGAGCTTGTTAGAATTTCCAGTTTATATTATTTATAGAGAAGAAAAATGCAATGCTTGCACTGTAAGGAGTGGAATAAAGACTTATTTAGGTCAATTAGAAAAAGTAATGACATTAAGGGAAGCACTGTCAGTATCAGAAAATGCTATAAAACATAACCACACATCGCCTAAAATAGTACCACCTAAAAAAGGGGATAAAGAAAATAAAGTAGACTTAGAGCGTAGACAATTTTTTGGCTTTATGGCAGCTGAAGTTAAAAATGCACCCAAAACAATCTTAGATAATCTTATAGGTGTTTCTGTAAAGAATAATAATAGAGGATTAGATTCATCTCAAATATTAACAAATCGTTTAAGATTGTTACAGCTAGTACTAGAAAAGAAGATGGATAAGGAAGTATTAGAAGTATCAAGTAGTTTTCATTTAAGTCCTATTTTGAAAGACGATTGTTATTTTTGCAAAGCATGTATTAAGCTTTGTCCTGTAGGAGCTTTACAATATATTGAAGGACAAGGAATATTTATGGATAATGGATACTGTACAGGCTGTGGACTTTGTGTAGATGCATGTTATTATAAAGGATTAGTATTAGAGCCAAGCAGTCTAGTATCAATAAGAAATAAAGATAAGGCAATTTTAGCAAAAGAAGAAAAAAAGCATTGCAAAAGCTGTGGTAAAAGTATTGTAGTTAATGAAGAAGCAGAGATATGTTTTTCCTGCAAAAACAAGTAA